AGCCCCAAGGAAGTGCAGCTGCTTGAGAAAATGGAGCAGTGGCTAAGGCGCTATCACAAAGGCAAAATAGAGGGATAAGGTTTTTTCCCAAAGCAGCACAGACCCGGCCTCTGCGCTGCTGCCGGCACATTGAAGACCAGCGGCGGATCTCTCCCATTGCCTGATTGTATACAGGCCTTTGCCCCGGGCAGGATTTATATAAAATTTACTGCAAGATTTATTTTTATACCCAATAATTTACTAACTGGGACAAATGGGCTATACAACCATTTTTCATATTGATGATGACCATGACGATATTTACTATTTTGCCGCGGCAATAGAGCACCTATCAGGCACGGCCAAATGTTTCTCATTTGCCAATGCCGCCAAAGCGCTGCACACGCTTCAAAGCGGCGAGATACTCCCTGATGCTATTTTTCTTGATCTGAACATGCCGGTCATAAACGGGCAGGAATTTCTCGCGCAGCTAAAAGCGAGCAAGGGCCTTGGCGATATACCGGTAATTATACTTTCCACCTCAGAGGATCCCGATACCCAGCAGCAGCTAAAGGCAGAGGGCGCGAGGGGTTTTCTGACAAAACCTTCCAGCG
This portion of the Flavobacterium gelatinilyticum genome encodes:
- a CDS encoding response regulator, translating into MGYTTIFHIDDDHDDIYYFAAAIEHLSGTAKCFSFANAAKALHTLQSGEILPDAIFLDLNMPVINGQEFLAQLKASKGLGDIPVIILSTSEDPDTQQQLKAEGARGFLTKPSSVKELAQLLRPYFT